A window of the Candidatus Tectomicrobia bacterium genome harbors these coding sequences:
- a CDS encoding ABC transporter permease subunit, with protein RDYNMIQGVILVYSFIVVVINLAVDLLYTVIDPRVSLGKEGR; from the coding sequence GCGGGACTACAACATGATCCAGGGCGTCATCCTGGTGTACTCGTTCATCGTGGTCGTCATCAACCTCGCGGTGGACCTGCTCTATACGGTCATCGATCCGCGCGTCTCGCTCGGGAAGGAGGGCC